A section of the Nitrospira sp. genome encodes:
- a CDS encoding glycosyltransferase family 9 protein: protein MLLIHPGALGDVLLARPALQALTQRFPQHEIAFLGGREVGLLLQACEEVHRVFPIESAYLSEVFAGVDHLSQVFLDWLEQTDMVVGWLSDTEGTATSTLRAVGVRSIQFQPALSSNRHVSEHQSDRYCEAARLESSGSLSAGFLALPSTMREQGNQVLAALDLEKHDQLVVIHPGSGSGRKCLESWRLVRVIEWMSAFGAAPLLLEGPADEKAVAAVLSGLTHAVPVVRGMNVSVVAGVLSHAALYVGHDSGITHLAAALAVPTIACFGPTNPRRWAPRGTKVTIMTGPPCACLTWRDVEGCGERACLQITPERIIDASRAYLGERPSPRVEKS, encoded by the coding sequence GTGCTCCTGATTCATCCCGGAGCATTGGGCGATGTGCTCTTGGCCCGTCCTGCTCTCCAGGCACTCACACAACGGTTTCCGCAGCATGAGATTGCATTCCTCGGGGGACGCGAAGTGGGCCTCCTGTTGCAAGCCTGTGAAGAGGTGCATCGAGTATTTCCCATCGAGTCAGCATATTTGAGTGAGGTATTTGCCGGAGTCGATCACCTGAGCCAAGTATTTTTGGATTGGCTGGAACAGACCGACATGGTCGTTGGTTGGCTGTCAGATACGGAGGGTACTGCTACCAGCACCTTACGAGCGGTCGGCGTGCGATCGATTCAGTTTCAGCCTGCATTGTCCAGCAACCGTCACGTTTCTGAGCATCAATCGGATCGATATTGTGAGGCGGCTCGGCTGGAATCTAGCGGGTCGCTTTCCGCCGGATTCCTCGCTCTGCCATCGACCATGAGAGAGCAAGGGAATCAGGTCTTGGCGGCGCTTGATCTGGAGAAACACGACCAACTTGTGGTGATCCACCCAGGCAGCGGCAGTGGTCGTAAGTGTCTTGAGTCATGGAGGCTTGTCCGGGTTATCGAATGGATGTCCGCGTTCGGCGCAGCCCCTCTGCTACTCGAAGGACCCGCTGATGAAAAAGCTGTGGCTGCGGTGTTGTCTGGATTGACGCATGCTGTCCCAGTGGTGCGTGGAATGAATGTATCGGTGGTTGCCGGTGTGTTGTCCCATGCCGCACTCTATGTTGGACACGATTCAGGCATCACGCATCTTGCCGCCGCATTGGCCGTTCCGACGATTGCGTGTTTTGGTCCCACGAACCCTCGGCGTTGGGCACCGCGTGGTACCAAGGTCACGATCATGACCGGTCCACCTTGCGCTTGTCTCACCTGGCGTGACGTCGAAGGCTGCGGCGAACGGGCCTGCCTGCAGATCACTCCGGAGCGCATTATCGATGCCAGTCGAGCATATCTTGGGGAGCGACCCAGCCCCCGTGTTGAGAAGAGCTGA
- a CDS encoding molybdenum cofactor guanylyltransferase, with the protein MGQDKRFLKVAGVSVFDHILCVMQEIFPENIVILAEPIDGLEMRGCSVAYDVVKDAGSLGGLLTGLITATRPRVFAVACDMPFLDADVVRFMSSQSPSADVVAARLDGRFHPLHAVYSKRCVPILEAMVERQDLKIQGLFAHKELQISVLTKEDFLPFPSGLRSFQNVNTPHDLASAERSSSFQQ; encoded by the coding sequence ATGGGGCAAGACAAACGCTTTCTTAAGGTGGCGGGTGTTAGTGTGTTTGATCACATTCTTTGTGTGATGCAGGAAATCTTTCCTGAAAATATTGTGATTCTCGCGGAGCCGATTGATGGGCTTGAGATGAGGGGCTGTAGTGTTGCGTATGACGTGGTAAAAGATGCCGGAAGTCTTGGTGGGTTGCTTACAGGGCTCATCACCGCGACTCGACCCAGGGTTTTTGCCGTAGCCTGCGATATGCCATTTTTGGATGCGGATGTGGTTCGGTTCATGTCCTCTCAGTCTCCAAGTGCGGACGTGGTGGCTGCACGTCTTGACGGAAGGTTTCATCCTCTGCATGCTGTCTATTCGAAGCGCTGCGTTCCGATCCTGGAGGCTATGGTTGAAAGGCAAGACCTGAAGATTCAGGGATTATTTGCGCATAAGGAGCTACAAATTTCGGTTTTGACAAAAGAGGACTTTCTCCCTTTCCCGTCAGGTCTGCGCTCGTTTCAAAACGTCAATACCCCCCATGATTTGGCTTCAGCTGAACGCTCAAGCTCTTTCCAGCAATGA
- a CDS encoding c-type cytochrome yields MSKLRMNVKAAPVIGVALGALLLSATAVGLGQAADLPEGFAKGELAPAPPADMIESGKRVYFTKCVWCHGVDGAGDGPGADRLWPRPRNFNQGTFKIRHTASGELPLFNYNEKTPDSGKNDLFDTVTHGLPGSAMPPWEGILTEEQRIQVLSYVTTQLVKDRKFTDKQSETQTVLQLGTIKPAEATEDSVKKGAQLIVDKKCIECHGVEGRGDGNAFNLKDDWGFSIQPANWHKCWNFRGSRQDPYNVRNIFRTFSTGVNGTPMPSFADSTSVEDRWNIANFVNSLCERDEEGKPLGIDPLTDKPKINFVVPSTAVEGEISSDPENEMWKKQGRRYVAMGGQITHKPRNFVNRIDDIWVKSLYNEKSVVYLIQWDDRTKSIAEGKLPWAPTQVNVENFGVKEQAPKTGEEGSIAAAQNNYAVYNDAVAFQFPIKWQEIPAPFKPRYLFGDAKFNADILKWEADGSLRSFKGTGWDQDFEERDDFEEKVKLLKSEWKNGQWTVMISRPLKGSKDDYDDYTRFDIGKYIPMVFFAWDGHNGDAGRKMAVSAFYYTILQPPIPQEVYIYPAVIAVGVVFLEGWMLTRRANKKKGKVL; encoded by the coding sequence ATGAGCAAACTTCGTATGAACGTAAAGGCTGCCCCAGTCATTGGGGTCGCCCTCGGTGCCCTTCTCCTGTCCGCAACTGCGGTAGGGCTTGGCCAAGCAGCAGACCTTCCGGAGGGTTTTGCCAAGGGAGAATTGGCTCCAGCACCCCCGGCTGACATGATCGAATCTGGGAAGCGGGTCTATTTTACTAAGTGTGTGTGGTGTCACGGTGTGGATGGCGCTGGTGATGGGCCTGGTGCAGATCGGTTGTGGCCGCGTCCAAGAAACTTTAACCAGGGTACTTTCAAAATTCGTCACACGGCGAGTGGAGAATTGCCGCTCTTTAACTACAATGAGAAGACCCCGGACAGCGGGAAAAACGATTTGTTCGATACAGTGACGCATGGTCTCCCTGGTTCGGCGATGCCACCATGGGAAGGTATTCTCACTGAGGAGCAGCGTATCCAAGTTCTGTCATATGTCACGACACAATTGGTGAAAGACAGAAAGTTTACAGATAAACAGTCTGAAACTCAGACGGTTCTCCAACTCGGGACGATCAAGCCTGCAGAGGCTACTGAAGACAGCGTCAAGAAGGGTGCGCAGCTGATCGTCGACAAAAAGTGCATCGAGTGTCACGGAGTCGAGGGGCGTGGTGACGGAAATGCCTTCAATCTGAAAGATGACTGGGGATTTTCGATCCAGCCCGCGAACTGGCATAAGTGTTGGAATTTCCGTGGTAGTCGCCAGGACCCGTACAATGTTCGGAACATTTTCCGGACCTTCTCGACTGGCGTCAACGGCACTCCTATGCCCTCATTCGCTGATAGCACATCGGTTGAAGATCGCTGGAATATTGCGAACTTCGTTAATTCGTTGTGCGAACGCGATGAAGAAGGAAAGCCGCTCGGTATCGATCCTCTGACCGATAAGCCGAAGATCAATTTCGTCGTTCCTTCGACTGCGGTTGAGGGGGAGATTTCGAGCGATCCAGAGAACGAGATGTGGAAGAAGCAGGGGCGCCGGTACGTCGCTATGGGTGGTCAAATCACTCATAAGCCACGTAACTTTGTGAATCGTATCGATGATATCTGGGTGAAGTCTCTCTATAACGAAAAGAGCGTCGTGTACTTGATTCAGTGGGACGACCGGACGAAGAGCATCGCTGAAGGCAAGCTCCCTTGGGCGCCGACCCAGGTGAACGTCGAAAATTTCGGCGTCAAGGAGCAGGCTCCAAAGACCGGTGAAGAAGGGTCTATCGCTGCAGCTCAGAATAATTATGCCGTCTATAACGATGCGGTTGCCTTCCAGTTCCCCATCAAGTGGCAGGAAATTCCCGCTCCCTTCAAGCCACGCTATTTGTTCGGTGATGCGAAGTTCAATGCCGACATCTTGAAGTGGGAAGCGGACGGCTCGTTGCGTTCCTTCAAAGGGACTGGATGGGATCAGGACTTTGAAGAGCGTGATGACTTTGAAGAAAAAGTTAAGCTCTTGAAGTCAGAGTGGAAGAACGGTCAGTGGACCGTCATGATTTCCCGCCCGCTCAAGGGTAGCAAGGACGATTATGACGATTACACGCGATTTGATATCGGCAAATACATTCCGATGGTGTTTTTTGCCTGGGATGGACATAACGGTGATGCGGGACGCAAGATGGCCGTATCGGCCTTCTATTATACGATCCTGCAGCCTCCGATTCCTCAGGAAGTGTACATCTACCCGGCCGTTATCGCAGTTGGCGTGGTGTTCCTTGAGGGTTGGATGCTGACCCGCCGTGCCAATAAGAAAAAAGGCAAGGTCCTTTAA
- a CDS encoding cytochrome c produces MKALMSVGALIGVLGLLMLIGMIFGVVPSNTVRLVEGYMPMQVLSELAVFVAGFTGLSYLANSMGMAIPRFWQGVLFWTFVQTYLKFRIYPPIPFSVRAMYGVVSFVAVFMWVSANEEDWKKFRQPILNVLDANTGFHKALRTMYLILLPILIGGFSFLTMKPSVDEPIELRTVHPAPPASTKVHGKTYTLQTSQNPYRVNLEGKYDQAYSNKLIVEQGMGRLMAPNANPWDEKAEGYLKYVREGGEIFFQNCHFCHGDNLNGRGLHAFAFNPIPANFTDPGTIAQLQETFIFWRVAKGGIGLPNEGFPWASVMPPWEQHLTTDEIWKVILFEYWHTGYYPRTWD; encoded by the coding sequence ATGAAAGCATTAATGTCAGTCGGGGCCCTGATTGGCGTCCTTGGACTGCTCATGTTGATCGGTATGATCTTCGGAGTAGTTCCATCGAACACCGTCAGGCTCGTTGAGGGCTACATGCCCATGCAGGTACTGAGTGAGCTGGCTGTATTCGTCGCTGGCTTCACCGGCCTGAGTTATCTTGCTAATTCCATGGGAATGGCGATTCCACGGTTCTGGCAGGGGGTCTTGTTTTGGACCTTTGTTCAGACCTATCTCAAGTTCAGAATTTACCCGCCCATTCCGTTTAGCGTGCGTGCAATGTATGGCGTTGTTTCCTTTGTCGCCGTCTTCATGTGGGTGTCGGCCAATGAAGAGGATTGGAAGAAGTTTCGCCAACCGATTCTCAATGTGTTGGATGCGAACACCGGGTTCCACAAGGCTCTTCGTACGATGTACCTGATCCTTCTCCCGATCCTGATCGGGGGATTCTCGTTCCTCACGATGAAGCCGAGCGTGGACGAGCCGATCGAGTTGCGGACCGTGCATCCAGCGCCACCAGCTAGTACGAAGGTGCACGGCAAGACCTATACGCTCCAAACGTCTCAGAATCCCTATCGTGTTAACCTCGAGGGGAAGTACGATCAGGCCTACAGCAATAAGCTGATCGTCGAACAGGGAATGGGCCGCTTGATGGCTCCCAATGCAAACCCCTGGGACGAGAAGGCGGAAGGATATCTGAAGTATGTGCGGGAGGGCGGCGAAATCTTCTTTCAAAATTGTCACTTCTGTCATGGTGACAACTTAAACGGTCGTGGACTTCACGCGTTTGCTTTCAATCCGATTCCGGCGAACTTTACTGACCCAGGCACGATTGCGCAGCTACAAGAAACATTCATCTTCTGGCGCGTCGCTAAGGGCGGAATTGGTCTTCCGAATGAAGGATTCCCTTGGGCATCTGTGATGCCGCCGTGGGAACAGCACCTAACCACTGATGAAATATGGAAGGTGATCCTGTTCGAATACTGGCATACGGGATACTATCCTCGGACATGGGACTAA